Proteins encoded by one window of Babylonia areolata isolate BAREFJ2019XMU chromosome 8, ASM4173473v1, whole genome shotgun sequence:
- the LOC143285000 gene encoding potassium voltage-gated channel subfamily A member 1-like, giving the protein MAVVSMLNQAQYRRTIASRERINSEESNELHPGSEGSKYSPRLNPGCRSKAGKLLSANHHCALDTCDRIVINVSGQHFETWRATLERHPDTLLGNPAKRHKFFDKKKNEYFFDRHRPTFDAIFDYYLYGGQLQRPPPVPDDIFLSELDFFEIEKDVVEEYRREEGYVPESVVLPEKGLKREIWRTMEYPETSTLAYIVAIMSVVVTVLSIALFCVETLPQLAEISCMEGNKPNFADPFFILETICTAFFTFEVLIRLAVCPSKKEFMKDFKNLVDFTAIIPYYVTLFNMLSSTNCEDAKTSTSLAFLRVIRLVRIFKLTKHSAGLQVLILTFKASMGGLCLFLVALGVCILVFSSAVYFAELDTPGSQIHSIPDGFWWAIITMTTVGYGDVCPVGPLGKLVGMTCALAGVLTLAIPVPIITENFNKFYAHKTGRGRL; this is encoded by the coding sequence ATGGCTGTGGTGTCCATGCTCAACCAGGCCCAGTACCGGCGCACCATCGCCAGCCGGGAGCGCATCAACTCGGAGGAGAGCAACGAGCTTCACCCGGGCAGCGAGGGCTCCAAGTACTCCCCGCGTCTCAACCCGGGCTGCCGCTCCAAGGCGGGCAAGCTGCTGTCCGCCAACCACCACTGCGCCCTCGACACCTGCGACCGCATCGTGATCAACGTCAGCGGCCAGCACTTCGAGACGTGGCGGGCCACCCTCGAGAGGCACCCGGACACCCTGCTGGGCAACCCGGCCAAGAGGCACAAGTTCttcgacaagaagaagaacgagtACTTCTTCGACCGGCACCGGCCAACCTTCGACGCCATCTTCGACTACTACCTGTACGGGGGGCAGCTCCAGAGGCCTCCCCCGGTGCCAGACGACATCTTCCTGTCGGAGCTGGACTTCTTCGAGATCGAGAAGGACGTGGTGGAGGAGTACCGGCGGGAGGAGGGCTACGTGCCGGAGAGTGTGGTGCTGCCGGAGAAGGGCCTGAAGCGGGAGATCTGGAGGACCATGGAGTACCCGGAGACCTCCACGCTGGCCTACATCGTGGCCATCATGTCCGTGGTGGTCACCGTGCTGTCCATCGCCCTCTTCTGTGTGGAGACGCTGCCCCAGTTGGCCGAGATAAGCTGCATGGAAGGGAACAAGCCCAACTTCGCCGACCCCTTCTTCATCTTGGAGACCATCTGCACGGCCTTCTTCACCTTCGAGGTGCTGATCCGCCTGGCGGTGTGCCCCAGCAAGAAGGAGTTCATGAAGGACTTCAAGAACCTGGTGGACTTCACGGCCATCATCCCCTACTACGTCACGCTCTTCAACATGCTGTCTAGCACCAACTGCGAGGACGCCAAAACCAGCACCTCGCTGGCCTTCCTCAGGGTCATCCGTCTGGTCCGCATCTTCAAGCTGACCAAGCACTCGGCAGGGCTGCAGGTGCTGATCCTGACCTTCAAGGCCAGCATGGGGGGCCTGTGCCTCTTCCTCGTCGCCCTGGGGGTCTGCATCCTCGTCTTCTCCTCAGCCGTCTACTTCGCAGAGCTGGACACGCCGGGCTCTCAGATCCACTCCATCCCGGACGGCTTCTGGTGGGCCATTATCACCATGACGACGGTGGGCTACGGGGACGTGTGTCCGGTGGGGCCCCTGGGGAAACTGGTGGGCATGACGTGTGCACTGGCCGGGGTGCTGACACTGGCCATCCCCGTCCCCATCATCACGGAGAACTTCAACAAGTTCTATGCACATAAGACAGGGCGGGGGCGACTCTaa